In Candidatus Angelobacter sp., a single genomic region encodes these proteins:
- a CDS encoding prepilin peptidase, which produces MPNAPFWQVIPFHFWSVALFCFGSIVGSFLNVCIHRMPRGESVVSPPSHCPHCNYSIPWYLNIPLATWLMLGGKCRNCGAPISVRYLLVELLTGALFLSCWLVFGAQSPALALVYCLLLAGFIAATFIDIEHFIIPDEITLGGIVAGFVCSFFVHALHAAPTTATSLERCFAGVIVGAGVIYGIVRLGKMLFGRQKFELVPDSTVFFTETTMMLPDREIPYEEIFYRKSDTIVLQAKTVEMVDRCYALVPVRLSPALLRVGDDTFKPDDVQHLEVVTNELVVPREAMGLGDVKFMAAIGAFLGWQAVVFTLMLSSIVGATYGLSMIALKKQEWSGRLYYGPFIALAATLWIFGGGRIMHWWLGP; this is translated from the coding sequence ATGCCTAACGCACCATTCTGGCAGGTCATCCCCTTTCATTTCTGGTCCGTCGCTTTGTTCTGCTTTGGAAGCATCGTGGGCAGTTTTCTGAACGTGTGCATCCACCGCATGCCGCGCGGCGAGAGCGTGGTATCACCGCCGTCACATTGCCCGCACTGCAATTACTCGATTCCCTGGTATCTCAACATCCCGCTGGCCACCTGGCTGATGCTTGGCGGCAAATGCAGAAACTGCGGCGCTCCGATTTCGGTTCGCTATCTTCTGGTGGAACTGCTGACCGGCGCTTTGTTTCTGAGCTGCTGGCTGGTGTTCGGTGCGCAATCACCCGCGCTGGCGCTGGTTTATTGCCTCTTGCTGGCGGGATTCATCGCCGCCACATTCATTGATATCGAGCATTTCATAATTCCCGACGAAATCACCCTTGGCGGGATCGTGGCGGGTTTCGTCTGCTCATTTTTTGTCCACGCGCTGCACGCCGCGCCGACAACCGCAACCTCGCTGGAACGCTGCTTCGCAGGGGTCATCGTCGGCGCAGGCGTCATTTACGGGATTGTACGCCTGGGCAAGATGCTGTTCGGCCGGCAAAAATTTGAACTCGTCCCGGACAGCACGGTGTTTTTTACCGAAACGACCATGATGCTGCCGGACAGGGAGATTCCTTACGAAGAGATCTTTTACCGGAAATCAGACACCATTGTTCTTCAAGCCAAGACCGTGGAAATGGTGGACCGCTGTTATGCGCTCGTGCCGGTGCGTCTTTCGCCGGCCCTGCTCCGCGTGGGCGACGACACGTTCAAGCCCGACGACGTACAGCATCTCGAAGTAGTGACAAACGAACTGGTCGTGCCTCGTGAGGCGATGGGATTGGGCGATGTCAAATTCATGGCCGCCATTGGCGCATTTCTCGGCTGGCAGGCCGTGGTCTTCACTCTCATGCTCAGCTCCATTGTCGGTGCGACCTATGGTCTGAGTATGATTGCCTTGAAGAAACAAGAGTGGTCCGGCCGCCTTTACTACGGACCTTTCATCGCGCTGGCTGCGACCCTCTGGATTTTCGGCGGTGGCCGGATCATGCACTGGTGGCTGGGGCCGTAG
- the aroC gene encoding chorismate synthase: MANTFGHLFRVTTWGESHGGAVGVVVDGCPPRLELAASDIQPDLDRRRPGQSRIVSPRKESDMVEILSGTFEGRTLGTPISLWVKNEDSRPEAYSEMATKFRPSHADYTYQAKFGVRNWQGGGRTSARETVGRVAAGAIAKKILRERWGVEVLACVQQVQRIVADVDPEVIKLKDVEANIVRCPDPVAAEKMLRLIERMRKAGDTVGGIILGVARGVPPGWGEPVFDRLEAELAKAMLSLPASKGFDVGSGFGGILLTGTRHNDPFRAKNGKVYTLTNRSGGIQGGISNGQTIYFRVAFKPVATVMVEQETVDVDFKNTTLKARGRHDPCVLPRAVPMVEAMAALVLVDHALRHKAQCE, from the coding sequence CGTGGGCGTCGTCGTTGATGGCTGTCCGCCGCGCCTGGAGCTGGCTGCATCCGACATCCAGCCTGATCTGGATCGCCGCCGTCCAGGACAATCCCGCATCGTTTCGCCCAGGAAGGAGAGTGACATGGTCGAAATCCTCTCCGGCACGTTCGAGGGCAGGACACTCGGCACGCCTATTTCCCTCTGGGTCAAAAACGAAGATTCGCGGCCCGAAGCGTATTCGGAGATGGCGACCAAGTTTCGACCGTCTCACGCGGACTACACCTACCAGGCAAAATTCGGAGTGCGCAACTGGCAGGGTGGCGGACGTACGAGTGCCCGCGAAACGGTCGGGCGCGTCGCCGCCGGCGCGATCGCCAAGAAAATCCTGCGGGAACGCTGGGGCGTCGAAGTGCTTGCCTGTGTACAGCAGGTACAGCGCATCGTGGCCGACGTTGATCCCGAAGTGATCAAACTCAAGGATGTCGAAGCGAATATTGTCCGCTGTCCCGATCCCGTTGCCGCAGAGAAAATGCTCCGGTTGATTGAGCGAATGAGGAAAGCGGGGGATACCGTCGGAGGCATCATTCTGGGGGTGGCGCGCGGTGTTCCGCCCGGTTGGGGCGAACCGGTGTTCGACCGGCTGGAAGCGGAACTGGCCAAAGCGATGCTGAGTCTGCCCGCCTCGAAGGGCTTTGACGTTGGATCAGGTTTTGGCGGCATTCTGTTGACGGGCACCCGTCACAACGATCCATTTCGAGCAAAGAACGGGAAGGTTTACACGTTGACGAACCGTTCCGGCGGGATTCAAGGTGGTATTTCAAACGGCCAGACGATTTACTTTCGCGTCGCGTTCAAGCCGGTCGCCACAGTGATGGTCGAGCAGGAAACCGTGGACGTTGATTTCAAAAACACGACGCTGAAGGCGCGCGGCCGCCATGATCCGTGCGTGCTGCCCCGCGCCGTACCCATGGTTGAAGCGATGGCAGCGCTCGTGCTCGTTGACCACGCGTTGCGGCACAAGGCGCAGTGCGAATGA